GCCCGACTGGCTGACGAAGACCGCGTAGCTTTTCGCGGGCAGCGGCGGCTCGCGGTAGCGGAATTCCGAGGCGACATCGATTTCGCAGGGCAGGCCCGCCAGTTGCTCGAACCAGTATTTCGCCACCGAACAGGCATAAAAGGCCGTGCCGCAGGCCACCAGCGTCAGCCGCTCAAGGCCGGAAAAATCCAGCTCGGCCGGAAGGTTGACGCCCTCGGGCCGGAGGTAATGGCGAAGCGCGTCGCCCAGAACCACCGGCTGTTCGGCGATTTCCTTGGCCATGAAATGCTTGTAGCCCGCCTTTTCGACCCGGGTGGAGGACAGGTCGATCCGGGTCTCGTCCCGGTTCGCCCGCCGCCCCCCGGCGTCGAAGATCTCGACCCCGGCGCGGCTGACAAAGGCGTAATCGCCCTCGGCCAGATAGGTGATGCGGTCGGTGAAGGGCGAGAGCGCGATCGCATCCGAGCCGACGAACATCTCGCCCTCGCCGTGCCCGATGGCGAGCGGCGAGCCCTTGCGGGCGGCGATCATCAGATCGTCCTCGCCCTCGAAAAGCCACAACAGCGCAAAGGCGCCCTCGAGCTTTTGCAGCGTCGCCACCGCGGCCTCGCGCACCGACAGGCCGCGGTCGATGAAAAGCCGGGTCATCAGCGCCACGGTCTCGGTGTCGGTCTGGGTTTCGGGGGCGATCCCGGCCCTGGCCAGTTCGGCGCGCAGCTCGCGGAAATTCTCGATGATGCCGTTATGCACCACCGCCACCGGCCCCGAGCGATGCGGATGCGCATTGACCGTGGTCGCCGCGCCATGCGTCGCCCAGCGGGTGTGACCGATGCCCGCCTTGCCCGCGAGCGGTTCATGCACGAGCAGATCCGACAGGTTGACAAGCTTGCCCACGGCGCGGCGCCGATCCAGCCGGCCTTCGTTCACCGTGGCGATCCCCGCCGAGTCATAGCCGCGATATTCCAGCCGCTTGAGGCTTTCAACCAGCAGCGGCGCAACCTCGTGATTGCCCAGAACGCCAATGATCCCGCACATTTACGCGCCTTTCTTCTGCGCGGCCTTTTTCGCGCGCAGCATCTCGAACAGTTTCACCGCCAGTCCCGGTTTCACCACCTGCTTCGCCCGTCCCAAGGCGACGGCGCCCGGCGGCACGTCCTCGGTGATCGTCGAGCCAGAGCCCGTCAGCGCGCCATCGCCCACCGTCACCGGCGCCACCAGCATCGTATCCGAGCCGATGAAGACATTCGCGCCAATCGTCGTGCGGTGCTTGAACACGCCGTCATAATTGCAGGTGATCGTGCCCGCGCCGATATTGGTGAATTCGCCCACGTCGGCATCGCCCAGATAGGTCAGATGCCCGGCCTTGACGCCCTCGCCGAGGATCGAATTCTTCACCTCGACGAAATTGCCGATATGCACATCCTCGGCCAGTTCCGTCCCGCCGCGCAGCCGCGCAAAGGGCCCGACAGAGGCCCCGCGCGAGATGTGGCAATCTTCCAGATGACAGAAAGCCTCGATCGTGGCCCCGCTTTCGATCGTCACATCGGGGCCGAAAACCACGTTCGGCCCCAGCACCACATCGCGGCCGATGCAGGTGTTCAGCGCGAAATAGACGGTGGACGGGTCCACCATCGTCACGCCGTTGTCCAGCGCCTCGGCGCGGGCGCGGGCCTGAAAGGCGGCCTCGGCGGCGGCCAGTTCCGCGCGGGTGTTGATGCCCAGCGTCTCGGCCTCGTCGCAGCGCACCACCTCGGCCAGATGGCCTTTGGCGCGGGCAAGGCCCACGATGTCGGTCAGGTAATATTCCCCGGCCGCATTGTCATTGGAAAGTTCGCGCACAAGGGCCGCCAAAAGCCCGGCATCGCAGCAGATCACCCCGGAATTGCAAAGGGTTATCGCGCGTTCTTCCGCCGTCGCATCCTTGTATTCGACGATCCTTTCCAGCCGGTCGCCGGTCGCGATCAGCCGCCCGTAGCGGCCCGGATCGGCGGCCTCGAACCCCAGAACGACGACATCGGCGGGGTTTTCGACCAGCCGCTCCAGCGTCTCGGGCGCGATGAAGGGGGTGTCGCCGTAAAGCACGACCACCTTGCCCTCGAAGGTGGCCAGCTGCAGCAGCGCCTGCGCCACCGCGTGGCCGGTGCCCAGCTGCTCGGCCTGCAGCGCGATCTCGGCCTCGGGTTCGATCTTGCGCGCGGCCTTTTCGACCAGATCGGCGCCGTGACCGACAACGACCACCACCCGCTCGGGATCAAGCCTGCGACCCGCCGCCAGCGCATGCGCCAGAAGCGGCGCACCGGCCAGACGGTGCAGCACCTTCGGCAGGTCGGAATTCATCCGGGTTCCCTGCCCGGCGGCAAGGACGATAAGGGCAATGGCCATGAGAACGCCTTTTCTTCTGCTCTCGCCTGTTTTACCGATACCCTATCTCGCCGCAAGGGGGCGAGGATCACGCAATCTTTCGCGGGCGTAACAGTATCTTTCGGGGGCGCGACAATGGGCACGGTGGTTTTCGATCTGGACGGCACGCTCGCCGACACCTCGGCCGATCTGATCGCGGCGGCAAATGCCTGTTTCGACGCGCGCGGTCTGGAGCCGGTCCTGGACCCGGTGGCGGATGCGCTGACCGCCTTTCAGGGCGGGCGGGCGATGCTGGCGCTTGGCCATGCGCGGCTGGGCACGCCCGATCCCGGCCCGCTGGTGGCCGAGGATTACTTTCGCCTGCTTCTGCATTACGGCGAGAATATCTGCGTGCACACAAGGCTTTATCCGGGGGCCGCGGGGGCGGTGGCGATGCTGCGCGCGGCCGGGTATCGCACCGCGATCTGCACCAACAAGCCCGAGGCGCTGGCGGTGCAGTTGCTCGACACCCTGGGGGTCGCGTCGCTTTTCGATGCGCTCGTCGGCGCCGACACGCTGCCCACCCGCAAGCCCGATCCCGCGCCCTATCACGCCGCGGTGACGCGGGCGGGGGGCACCGTCACGCGGTCGCTTCTGGTGGGCGACACCGTGACCGACCGGGAAACGGCGCGCGCCGCAGGCGTGCCCTGTCTGCTTGTCGCCTTCGGTCCCGAGGGCCGGGCGATCGAACGGCTGGCGCCCGAGGCGATGCTGGAGAGTTTCGCCGATCTGCCCTTGCGGGTGGCGCAATTCCTGCCGCGCCATGGCTGAGCCGCTGAAAAACCCCCGCCGCGCGACGGTCTTCATCCTGATCGTGGTCTTTTTCGACATGGCCGGGCTTGGGTTGATCCTGCCGGTCCTGCCGCGGCTGATCGAGGAAGTGGGCGGGCTGCAGCTGCAGGATGCGGCGCAGGTGGGGGGCTGGCTTTATGCGGTCTATTCGCTGGCGCTGTTCCTGACGGCGCCGCTTCTGGGGGCGCTCTCCGACCGTTTCGGACGGCGGCCGCTGCTGCTTGTGTCGCTGGCGGGGCTGTGCGTCGATTATGTGCTTTGCGCGCTGGCGCCCTCGCTTTTGTGGCTGTTCCTTGCGCGGATCGTGGCGGGGATCTGCGGCGCGACGCAGGGGATCGCCAATGCCTATGTCGCCGATTTCACCGCGCCCGAGGATCGCGCCCGCGCCTTTGGCTGGCTGGGCGCGGCTTTGGGGCTTGGCTTCGTGCTGGGGCCAGCCTTGGGCGGGTTGCTTGGCGCCTTTGGGCCGCGGGTGCCGTTCTGGGCTGCCGCGGCGCTGGCCGCGCTCAATTTGCTCTGGGGGCTTCGGGCCTTGCCGGAAACCCTTGCGCCGGAAAACCGCCGTGCCGTGGTTTGGCGCGAGGCGAACCCGTTCGGCATCCTGACCGTCTTTCGCCGTCACAAGGGGGTGCTGCCGCTTGTCGCGATCTATGCGCTCTATTTCTTCGCCTCGGCGGTCTATCCGGCGGTCTGGTCCTATTGGGGGATCGCGAAATTCGGCTGGTCCGAGGTCACGATCGGCGTTTCCCTCGCCGCTTTCGGCATCGTCTGGGCGCTGTTTCAGGGGCTTTTCACCGGCCCCGTGGTGGCGCGCATCGGCGAGCGGCGGGCGGCGCTTCTGGGCCTTGCCATCGCCGGTCTGGCGGCGGCGGGCTATGGCCTTGTGCCCGGGATCGTCGGTGTCGTCGTGCTGTTGATCTTCCACGGTCCCGAGGGCTTCGCGCAACCGGCGCTGACGGCGATGATGTCGGCGCGGGT
This DNA window, taken from Rhodobacter capsulatus SB 1003, encodes the following:
- the glmS gene encoding glutamine--fructose-6-phosphate transaminase (isomerizing), whose amino-acid sequence is MCGIIGVLGNHEVAPLLVESLKRLEYRGYDSAGIATVNEGRLDRRRAVGKLVNLSDLLVHEPLAGKAGIGHTRWATHGAATTVNAHPHRSGPVAVVHNGIIENFRELRAELARAGIAPETQTDTETVALMTRLFIDRGLSVREAAVATLQKLEGAFALLWLFEGEDDLMIAARKGSPLAIGHGEGEMFVGSDAIALSPFTDRITYLAEGDYAFVSRAGVEIFDAGGRRANRDETRIDLSSTRVEKAGYKHFMAKEIAEQPVVLGDALRHYLRPEGVNLPAELDFSGLERLTLVACGTAFYACSVAKYWFEQLAGLPCEIDVASEFRYREPPLPAKSYAVFVSQSGETADTLAALRYCTEKVQKTIAVVNVPTSSIAREADLALPILAGVEVGVASTKAFTCQLLALAVMALKAGIDRGHLSPDQLAGHLETLRALPGLMNAALSTSDEIAKLAGQLAEAQDILFLGRGPMYPLALEGALKLKEISYIHAEGYASGELKHGPIALIDRMVPVIVLAPHDRLFDKTVSNMQEVMARHGKVLLITDGKGIATAAEGTWASLRLPEVAEPFAPILYALPAQLLAYHTAIAKGTDVDQPRNLAKSVTVE
- the glmU gene encoding bifunctional UDP-N-acetylglucosamine diphosphorylase/glucosamine-1-phosphate N-acetyltransferase GlmU, whose amino-acid sequence is MAIALIVLAAGQGTRMNSDLPKVLHRLAGAPLLAHALAAGRRLDPERVVVVVGHGADLVEKAARKIEPEAEIALQAEQLGTGHAVAQALLQLATFEGKVVVLYGDTPFIAPETLERLVENPADVVVLGFEAADPGRYGRLIATGDRLERIVEYKDATAEERAITLCNSGVICCDAGLLAALVRELSNDNAAGEYYLTDIVGLARAKGHLAEVVRCDEAETLGINTRAELAAAEAAFQARARAEALDNGVTMVDPSTVYFALNTCIGRDVVLGPNVVFGPDVTIESGATIEAFCHLEDCHISRGASVGPFARLRGGTELAEDVHIGNFVEVKNSILGEGVKAGHLTYLGDADVGEFTNIGAGTITCNYDGVFKHRTTIGANVFIGSDTMLVAPVTVGDGALTGSGSTITEDVPPGAVALGRAKQVVKPGLAVKLFEMLRAKKAAQKKGA
- a CDS encoding HAD-IA family hydrolase, translating into MGTVVFDLDGTLADTSADLIAAANACFDARGLEPVLDPVADALTAFQGGRAMLALGHARLGTPDPGPLVAEDYFRLLLHYGENICVHTRLYPGAAGAVAMLRAAGYRTAICTNKPEALAVQLLDTLGVASLFDALVGADTLPTRKPDPAPYHAAVTRAGGTVTRSLLVGDTVTDRETARAAGVPCLLVAFGPEGRAIERLAPEAMLESFADLPLRVAQFLPRHG
- a CDS encoding MFS transporter, producing the protein MAEPLKNPRRATVFILIVVFFDMAGLGLILPVLPRLIEEVGGLQLQDAAQVGGWLYAVYSLALFLTAPLLGALSDRFGRRPLLLVSLAGLCVDYVLCALAPSLLWLFLARIVAGICGATQGIANAYVADFTAPEDRARAFGWLGAALGLGFVLGPALGGLLGAFGPRVPFWAAAALAALNLLWGLRALPETLAPENRRAVVWREANPFGILTVFRRHKGVLPLVAIYALYFFASAVYPAVWSYWGIAKFGWSEVTIGVSLAAFGIVWALFQGLFTGPVVARIGERRAALLGLAIAGLAAAGYGLVPGIVGVVVLLIFHGPEGFAQPALTAMMSARVPESEQGALQGGLGAVTNLMMLAGTLFFAQVFGYFLSDAAPVQSPDAAYFAAAALLAVPFVMLLRRKET